In Prosthecobacter sp. SYSU 5D2, the following proteins share a genomic window:
- a CDS encoding TolC family protein, with amino-acid sequence MMQTALFHSIFSRPQCAVAMVSVCLLSGCSQGFYKKWADGEVFGIIGKKSQFVEGSQDDTLLSITPPPPVRLDTLIKSAETADFLGDRAYIEKGARVVSLPDALDFAVHRNRAYLARKELVYLSALDLTLTRQQFGPIVDGGGGGAFTETQVQSGVNNFVRTSTLTSDGGLAFDYLMKTGARVAMDLTTDFTRFFTGGVRNFSDSRAAVSLSQPLLRGAGVLATTEPLRQDERDVLYAIRDFTQYRKDFTVSIATQYFRVVQAREAARNRFIAYKAALVSIERETALAAANLRSQSGLKQIEQGQITYERNWINAIRNYEEQLDNLKISLGLPVNERIVLAKNELDKLQVIDPHGTLDQVLDTALITRLDIYNERDRVQDTSRRVKIAHQNTLPTLNALTSYQIGTPTNNPGLELNPSQRRYSAGLDVDLNLNTKPERNFLRSAQIAEQRAQRELELAEEELRSTIRSDWRGLQVARKQYDLAQKGLALSQKRLEIEEALMEEGQGTARDIVESQDRLIVARDLVVSTLIDHVIARLQLWSDMGVLYIEKDGTWVDVLNKEKPKGES; translated from the coding sequence ATGATGCAAACAGCCTTATTCCACAGCATTTTTTCCCGCCCCCAGTGTGCCGTTGCCATGGTGAGTGTGTGTCTGCTGTCCGGCTGTTCGCAGGGTTTCTACAAAAAGTGGGCGGACGGGGAGGTGTTTGGCATCATCGGGAAAAAGTCACAGTTCGTGGAAGGATCGCAGGATGACACGCTGCTCAGCATCACGCCGCCGCCGCCGGTGAGGCTGGATACACTGATCAAAAGCGCCGAGACCGCCGATTTCCTGGGAGACCGGGCTTATATTGAAAAAGGCGCGCGCGTGGTCAGCCTGCCGGATGCGCTGGATTTTGCCGTGCACCGCAACCGCGCCTACCTGGCCCGCAAGGAGCTGGTTTACCTCAGCGCACTGGATCTCACCCTGACCCGCCAGCAGTTCGGCCCCATTGTAGATGGCGGCGGCGGCGGAGCCTTTACAGAAACGCAGGTGCAGTCCGGGGTGAACAACTTTGTCCGCACCTCCACACTGACCTCGGATGGCGGCCTGGCCTTTGACTACCTGATGAAGACCGGCGCACGGGTGGCCATGGACCTGACCACGGACTTCACCCGCTTCTTCACTGGCGGCGTGCGTAATTTTAGCGACTCCCGCGCGGCCGTCTCCCTGAGCCAGCCGCTCCTGCGCGGAGCCGGTGTGCTGGCCACCACGGAGCCGCTGCGCCAGGATGAACGGGATGTGCTGTATGCCATCCGGGACTTCACCCAGTACCGGAAGGACTTCACCGTCAGCATCGCCACGCAGTATTTCCGCGTGGTGCAGGCCCGTGAGGCGGCGCGCAACCGCTTCATCGCCTACAAGGCGGCCCTGGTTTCCATTGAACGTGAAACTGCCCTGGCCGCGGCCAACCTGCGCTCCCAGTCCGGCCTCAAGCAGATTGAGCAGGGCCAGATCACCTATGAGCGCAACTGGATCAATGCCATCCGCAATTACGAAGAGCAGCTCGACAACCTGAAAATCTCCCTTGGCCTCCCGGTGAACGAGCGCATTGTGCTGGCCAAGAACGAGCTGGACAAGCTCCAGGTCATTGATCCCCATGGCACTCTGGACCAGGTGCTGGACACCGCCCTCATCACCCGGCTGGACATTTATAATGAGCGTGACCGCGTGCAGGACACCAGCCGCCGGGTCAAAATAGCCCATCAAAACACGCTGCCCACCCTGAATGCGCTGACCAGCTACCAGATCGGCACGCCGACCAACAACCCCGGCCTGGAGCTGAATCCCAGCCAGCGGCGTTATTCCGCCGGGCTGGATGTGGACCTGAACTTGAACACCAAGCCGGAGCGCAATTTCCTGCGCTCTGCCCAGATCGCCGAGCAGAGGGCGCAGCGGGAGCTGGAGCTGGCGGAGGAGGAGCTGCGCAGCACCATCCGCAGTGACTGGCGCGGACTGCAGGTGGCGCGGAAGCAGTATGACCTGGCGCAGAAGGGCCTCGCCCTGTCTCAAAAACGTCTGGAGATCGAAGAGGCGCTGATGGAGGAAGGGCAGGGGACCGCACGTGACATCGTGGAATCCCAGGACCGTCTCATCGTCGCCCGTGACCTTGTTGTCTCCACCCTGATTGATCACGTCATCGCCCGCTTGCAGCTCTGGAGTGACATGGGCGTCTTATATATCGAGAAAGACGGCACGTGGGTGGACGTATTGAACAAAGAAAAACCGAAGGGAGAGTCATGA
- a CDS encoding sigma-70 family RNA polymerase sigma factor gives MEEPLPKEITEEMIKEASGSPPTRKTLIERLDNWSDWASWDEFYRTYSGFVFHVARKSGLSDDEAGDVVQETFIGVAKNLQKKKFDTSLGSFKSFLLNQARWRILDQFRRRKKQQSREANLYADETDDRRTAPIDRCADPNGMTLEKLWDKEWQDKVMDIALRRVKALVSPRQYQIFSCYVLKGWSPERVKKELGVNAAQVYLAKHRVGRILKREAAKLAAEEDE, from the coding sequence ATGGAGGAACCGCTCCCAAAAGAAATCACCGAAGAAATGATCAAGGAGGCGTCCGGCTCACCGCCGACACGCAAAACCCTGATCGAGCGACTGGACAACTGGAGCGACTGGGCAAGCTGGGATGAATTTTACCGCACCTACTCCGGGTTTGTCTTTCATGTGGCCCGCAAGTCCGGCCTCAGTGATGATGAAGCGGGGGATGTGGTGCAGGAAACCTTCATCGGCGTGGCTAAAAACCTGCAGAAGAAGAAGTTCGACACCAGCCTCGGCTCCTTCAAATCCTTCCTGCTGAACCAGGCGCGGTGGCGCATCCTGGACCAGTTTCGCCGCCGCAAAAAACAGCAGAGTCGCGAGGCCAATCTGTACGCGGATGAGACGGATGACCGCCGCACGGCCCCCATTGACCGCTGCGCGGACCCGAATGGCATGACGCTGGAAAAACTCTGGGACAAGGAATGGCAGGATAAGGTGATGGACATCGCCCTGCGCCGCGTGAAGGCCCTCGTCTCCCCCCGGCAGTACCAGATTTTCTCCTGCTATGTCTTGAAAGGCTGGAGCCCGGAGCGGGTGAAAAAAGAACTGGGCGTGAATGCTGCCCAGGTCTATCTGGCCAAGCACCGCGTGGGCCGCATCCTGAAACGCGAAGCGGCGAAACTGGCCGCTGAAGAGGACGAATAA
- a CDS encoding PA2169 family four-helix-bundle protein: MSTISTLNNLIETLKDGQEGFRAASEDIGSSELKTLFSKYSLQRSQFAGELQEAVISLGDHDPADSGSVAGAVHRGWIDLKAALMSKDEHAVLAECERGEDVAVAAYRKALEEEDLPSNIRAIVQKQAAEVKAAHDKVRNLRDSVAV, translated from the coding sequence ATGAGCACTATCTCTACCCTCAATAATCTTATCGAAACCCTGAAGGACGGCCAGGAAGGCTTCCGTGCCGCATCCGAGGACATCGGATCTTCAGAACTCAAAACCCTGTTCAGCAAATACTCCCTCCAGCGTTCCCAGTTTGCCGGTGAACTCCAGGAGGCGGTCATCTCCCTGGGTGACCACGATCCTGCTGACAGCGGCTCCGTCGCCGGCGCGGTTCATCGCGGCTGGATTGACCTGAAAGCCGCTCTGATGAGCAAGGATGAGCACGCGGTCCTGGCCGAGTGCGAGCGCGGCGAAGACGTCGCAGTCGCCGCCTACCGCAAGGCGCTGGAAGAGGAGGACCTGCCGTCCAACATCCGGGCCATCGTCCAAAAGCAGGCCGCTGAAGTGAAAGCCGCCCATGATAAGGTGCGCAACCTTCGGGACAGCGTGGCTGTCTGA
- a CDS encoding fibronectin type III domain-containing protein: protein MRFPFFFMLCMTMLLAVSAAASPFDLGPASRNLVLVPGYHHADLTLPIQPAGGGFDYSQVQVSSNAAWVTPQVDAAGQKVILKFTTAALATGSHSATLTATHGADIFAVTLSAASTALNVFKLLDDPHRSRMYGIQLNGILAGSLLVIDPLTATPVSSITVGKRPTGMAISDDGSELFVINCVDKTISVIDLQTLAVSATITLPVFGNWGQSTTTANVGVGPGDVLYYTDGSWGPVLHVYNRSSQQVLQSLTATVSGYGFGDFALNASKTHLFGWVQYGWSAGNAGSHLWRYAVSGTGTLTAMENSSAAFQLNRDPLETPVLVANDEEKVFVKEVVVDATAISSISRSYATDVYSISPGGEIAVTNNAIYKNFTGSKLLDLPVTTSIHGITSDYARLVIFNPVSSELETMDLFALIGAEAMGRVPHPASGGSVLQPASLSWAGQPGANRYEVFFGSTFAAVNAATTASSEYLGSTLAPTFPAPDALMPGATYYWRVDTVLNSHTSTGSVHSFTVSPIIASASKVETSTVQSHADHRIKVQLSSAAPGLSWSVSADQPWVTFVRSTGTTPAELEICLDAGNLDVGMHSALLTVTGATGTLFTLPVHLRVEPLKLTHLKSDPLSSITYAISEDTATTGAKAYLLEVDAATESILRVVPAGTSVTDLAIHQADNRIYLPNWKIGSLLAFNKTTLALERTYPFSPFQGTGSGNNDVYRVAAGKAGRLVVEEEDQHIDINVFDTVNGTKKGGIRLSEGGGAFEPSGRYYYHGESNSSGAKIHKLDVTGDVMTSVSSIRVSSYSYYGSRVVVGTEDGQSIFWNGSLFNADLVEQWSIADQIYSTSADGRLAFGEKKIYDTSARQQVLTMPVSTRVSAYNNTTKKLMVQNGTQLRYYPLDFPLTLRSPVLSLGSGVTTTTLPVKWTKDSMGLATVLEYRAVGAADWIPRSQHIALDSFTLTGLQPGTEYEIRLQATSPSLTAVWSNTVVARTLDIPPPTVTITDSSGYSTTLFLYFRTTLNPTSIIVERADLQDGPWTVIDTLPGTATSYGDISARTDVAYYYRLQAIRDSFFSYSPVESAILPGPNIFLYPPSEYQGNINFLATISNYNYTYMLQRFDVGKLAWLDIMPSGTYMHSYTDTTTVPATTYTYRLKALPESKTSRVSNEVTIRTLPPSPPPTPEGFEITGIALSQIGLKWEATYSAVGYRIERRNVSETPWTLLATLDAGATAYTDSTPFPGHGYRYRVIAYNAQGDSSAANAPPVYAQELKVTMEDDFDPELDAAQWTTTSVSTSVDGGTGFNGSKALWFGHEGTRMAATRSVDASAGGFIEFSLRAGNQTSDGFEYWRNADYGEEIRLEYSFNGTDWNSYRSYDMTSVTLASWAHFRLPIPLAYGYSGPYPFKTWFFRWRQYSYHGYLSQGHWALDNVRITSASVDDLRITSPPVSKLVKVGEPASLSVRATPSTATFQWYQDGEMVPGATLATCSLASAEPAHGGSYTCEIRHGDEVLTTQPVMLGVVEMAEEGPFYTRVGESFSLGMRVHPASLEEDLTFSWRRIEEEDLAGIGTVSGELASTLTVTEATAAAESAYQCRVTYQTDLITRTLDVGPYEVRLLRRPTIQPLADVDVVSGNAVDIAIGASDPPVFIQVRDLPKGLSYDADTQRIVGSLTGNKSYTITVQANNAQGAAEPVSFQLNVVGFPAALAGTYRGVFTDRDADPAYRHGAQTAFKITPKGAASGTVMIRGKNRRFVSKNVAAAADGAWGRLEAAFDGLDGSPLRLEVDIVGGAALHEAVLLTGGEGEPQILTAGYAVRNDWTKANPAPGAGLINTALLPPELEEGLTNDTGAPRGVGFLNLKLTPQGAVTCKGRLADGQAVTGSTLMGPQGHMPVFVSLHRGTGGFGTLMTYSPSGQAGGSAWWGKDDQGPSSKDRVHKNGFIRNTLSVEGGQYQRPAANTPLFASQVDVPTPATLTLTRAGLPEPGITQVLSFTGKHQADVPRESALNPHGITLKVKAATGTFTGKFKLEDPNPLKPSATLRRTVTFQGSLIPGLERGYGYFLLPELPSAEIPRNPPMWSGRVEIVPAEVE, encoded by the coding sequence ATGAGGTTCCCATTCTTTTTTATGCTCTGCATGACGATGCTGCTGGCGGTGTCCGCCGCAGCCAGTCCGTTTGATCTGGGGCCTGCCTCCCGCAACCTCGTGCTGGTGCCCGGTTATCATCACGCGGATCTCACACTGCCCATCCAGCCAGCCGGAGGCGGATTTGATTACAGCCAGGTGCAGGTTTCATCAAACGCCGCCTGGGTCACCCCGCAGGTGGATGCCGCAGGCCAAAAGGTCATCCTGAAGTTCACCACCGCCGCGCTGGCCACCGGCAGCCACAGCGCCACCCTCACCGCCACGCACGGTGCCGATATCTTCGCGGTGACCCTCTCCGCCGCCTCCACCGCCCTGAACGTCTTCAAGCTCCTGGATGACCCGCACCGCTCCCGGATGTACGGCATCCAGCTCAATGGCATCCTGGCCGGCAGCCTGCTGGTGATAGATCCCCTCACCGCCACCCCTGTTAGCAGCATCACCGTCGGCAAACGCCCCACCGGCATGGCCATCTCCGATGACGGCTCCGAGCTCTTTGTCATCAACTGCGTGGACAAGACTATCTCAGTCATTGATCTCCAAACACTGGCGGTTTCAGCAACGATCACGTTGCCGGTTTTTGGCAATTGGGGCCAGTCAACGACAACTGCAAATGTGGGTGTGGGGCCGGGAGATGTTCTCTATTACACGGATGGCTCCTGGGGGCCAGTTTTGCATGTCTATAATCGCAGCAGTCAGCAGGTGCTTCAGTCCCTGACTGCAACGGTGTCCGGGTATGGTTTTGGTGACTTCGCCCTCAATGCCAGCAAGACCCATCTTTTTGGCTGGGTGCAGTATGGGTGGAGCGCGGGCAATGCTGGCAGCCATCTGTGGCGTTATGCAGTCAGTGGAACCGGAACCTTGACGGCAATGGAGAATTCATCCGCTGCTTTTCAATTGAACCGCGATCCGCTGGAAACACCTGTTTTGGTGGCGAACGACGAAGAAAAAGTCTTCGTCAAAGAGGTGGTCGTAGACGCTACAGCAATTTCTTCCATCAGCCGCAGTTATGCCACGGATGTCTATTCCATCAGTCCTGGTGGTGAAATTGCCGTCACCAACAATGCCATCTACAAAAACTTCACAGGCAGCAAGTTGCTGGACCTGCCGGTTACCACCTCCATCCATGGGATCACTTCCGACTATGCCCGGCTCGTCATTTTTAATCCGGTGTCCAGCGAGTTGGAAACCATGGACTTGTTTGCCCTGATCGGGGCGGAGGCCATGGGACGGGTGCCTCACCCGGCGTCAGGCGGCAGTGTGCTTCAGCCTGCCTCATTGTCATGGGCGGGCCAGCCCGGAGCCAACCGTTATGAAGTCTTTTTTGGCAGCACTTTCGCAGCAGTGAATGCCGCGACAACGGCGTCATCCGAGTATCTGGGGTCCACCTTGGCTCCCACCTTTCCGGCACCGGATGCCCTCATGCCGGGAGCCACTTATTATTGGCGGGTGGACACGGTCCTGAACAGCCACACCAGCACAGGCAGCGTTCATTCATTCACCGTCTCCCCCATCATAGCCAGTGCCAGCAAGGTGGAAACATCCACGGTTCAAAGTCATGCGGATCATCGTATTAAAGTTCAGCTCAGCTCGGCTGCACCCGGACTTTCCTGGAGTGTCTCAGCCGACCAGCCTTGGGTGACCTTTGTCCGCAGCACTGGAACCACTCCGGCAGAACTGGAAATTTGCCTGGATGCAGGCAATCTGGATGTCGGGATGCACTCGGCGCTCCTCACGGTCACCGGTGCAACGGGTACGCTGTTCACGCTCCCCGTTCATCTCAGGGTCGAGCCGCTCAAGCTTACACACCTCAAGTCTGATCCTCTCAGCTCCATCACCTATGCCATCAGTGAGGATACGGCGACGACAGGTGCCAAAGCCTATTTGCTGGAAGTGGACGCGGCCACGGAATCCATCCTGCGGGTGGTGCCTGCTGGCACTTCCGTGACGGACCTGGCCATCCATCAGGCTGATAACCGCATTTACCTCCCCAACTGGAAGATCGGCAGCCTGCTGGCTTTTAACAAAACCACCCTCGCGCTGGAGCGCACGTATCCATTCTCTCCCTTTCAAGGCACCGGGTCCGGGAACAATGACGTTTACCGGGTGGCCGCAGGCAAGGCTGGCAGGCTGGTGGTGGAAGAAGAAGATCAACACATTGACATCAATGTTTTTGATACGGTTAACGGGACGAAAAAAGGAGGCATCCGCCTCAGCGAAGGAGGAGGTGCCTTTGAGCCATCGGGCCGGTACTATTACCATGGGGAAAGCAACAGTTCTGGAGCTAAAATCCACAAGCTGGATGTGACCGGGGATGTCATGACTTCTGTCTCCAGCATTCGGGTTTCCAGTTATTCTTACTATGGCTCGCGTGTGGTAGTGGGCACGGAAGACGGGCAGTCCATCTTCTGGAACGGCTCGCTCTTCAATGCGGACCTTGTGGAGCAGTGGTCCATCGCCGACCAGATCTACAGCACCTCTGCCGATGGCCGGCTGGCCTTTGGCGAAAAGAAGATCTATGACACCTCTGCACGCCAGCAGGTCCTGACCATGCCGGTCTCCACCCGAGTCAGCGCGTATAACAATACAACGAAGAAGCTGATGGTGCAAAACGGCACGCAGTTGCGGTATTACCCGCTGGATTTTCCGCTGACGCTTCGGTCACCTGTTCTTAGCCTCGGCAGCGGTGTCACCACCACCACCCTGCCGGTGAAGTGGACAAAGGATTCCATGGGATTGGCGACTGTTCTGGAATACCGCGCCGTAGGTGCGGCCGACTGGATTCCGCGCAGCCAGCACATTGCCCTTGATTCGTTCACCCTGACCGGGCTTCAGCCGGGCACGGAATACGAGATCCGCCTCCAGGCCACCAGTCCCTCTTTAACTGCCGTATGGAGCAATACCGTCGTGGCCAGGACCCTGGATATCCCGCCTCCCACCGTGACAATAACCGACAGTTCGGGTTACTCGACGACACTTTTTTTATACTTTCGAACGACCCTTAATCCCACTTCCATTATCGTGGAGCGTGCAGACCTTCAGGATGGCCCGTGGACAGTTATTGACACACTTCCGGGCACCGCAACCAGTTATGGTGACATCAGCGCCCGCACGGATGTGGCCTATTATTACAGGCTTCAAGCCATTCGAGACAGCTTTTTCTCTTACTCTCCCGTCGAAAGCGCTATTCTGCCCGGACCCAACATCTTTCTTTATCCCCCTTCTGAGTATCAAGGGAACATAAATTTTTTAGCGACCATTTCGAATTACAATTACACCTACATGCTTCAGCGCTTCGATGTCGGCAAGTTGGCTTGGCTGGACATCATGCCGTCAGGCACGTACATGCATAGTTATACGGACACCACGACAGTCCCAGCGACCACCTATACTTACCGGTTAAAAGCCTTGCCCGAATCCAAGACCAGCAGGGTGTCGAATGAGGTCACCATTCGAACGCTGCCTCCGTCCCCTCCGCCAACGCCTGAAGGATTCGAAATTACCGGCATCGCACTTTCCCAGATCGGCCTGAAGTGGGAGGCCACCTATTCGGCAGTTGGCTACCGGATTGAGCGACGGAATGTATCCGAAACTCCGTGGACACTTCTGGCCACGCTGGATGCGGGGGCCACAGCTTATACAGACTCCACCCCTTTTCCAGGCCACGGCTATAGATACCGTGTCATAGCCTATAATGCGCAAGGCGACAGCTCCGCCGCCAATGCGCCACCGGTGTATGCCCAGGAACTGAAAGTGACCATGGAGGATGACTTTGATCCTGAGCTGGACGCGGCTCAATGGACCACCACCTCCGTCTCCACCTCAGTGGATGGTGGCACAGGATTTAATGGCAGCAAGGCCCTGTGGTTTGGCCATGAAGGCACCCGCATGGCTGCCACACGCTCTGTGGATGCCAGCGCGGGCGGCTTCATCGAATTTTCCCTGCGGGCTGGCAATCAAACCAGCGATGGCTTTGAATACTGGCGGAACGCTGATTACGGAGAGGAAATCCGGCTCGAATATTCATTCAATGGAACCGACTGGAACAGTTACCGCAGTTACGACATGACCAGTGTCACCCTGGCAAGCTGGGCTCACTTTCGCCTGCCTATTCCTTTGGCCTACGGGTACTCTGGCCCTTATCCTTTCAAAACCTGGTTTTTTCGCTGGCGTCAATATTCGTACCACGGTTACCTTAGCCAAGGCCATTGGGCGCTGGACAATGTGCGAATTACTTCCGCCTCTGTGGATGATTTGAGGATCACCAGCCCGCCCGTTTCCAAGCTGGTCAAAGTGGGGGAACCGGCCAGCCTTAGCGTGCGTGCTACCCCCTCCACGGCCACCTTTCAATGGTATCAGGACGGCGAAATGGTTCCCGGAGCCACTTTGGCCACCTGTAGCCTGGCCAGTGCGGAACCTGCCCACGGCGGCAGCTACACCTGTGAAATCCGTCATGGAGATGAGGTTCTGACGACGCAACCGGTCATGCTGGGGGTGGTCGAGATGGCGGAGGAGGGGCCATTTTACACGCGGGTGGGGGAAAGTTTCAGCCTGGGCATGCGGGTGCATCCGGCGTCGCTGGAGGAAGACCTTACGTTTTCCTGGAGGCGTATTGAAGAGGAGGATCTGGCTGGCATCGGCACGGTCAGTGGTGAGTTGGCCTCCACGCTCACGGTCACGGAGGCGACTGCGGCGGCAGAGTCCGCCTATCAATGCCGGGTGACGTATCAGACGGATCTAATCACCAGGACCTTGGACGTGGGGCCGTATGAGGTGCGGTTGTTACGGCGGCCGACCATCCAGCCCCTCGCCGATGTGGATGTGGTCTCCGGCAATGCGGTGGACATCGCCATCGGGGCCAGTGATCCGCCGGTCTTCATCCAGGTGCGTGACCTGCCCAAGGGGCTGTCGTATGATGCGGACACCCAGCGCATCGTGGGCAGCCTTACGGGGAACAAGAGCTACACCATTACCGTGCAGGCTAACAATGCGCAGGGCGCGGCAGAGCCGGTGAGCTTTCAGCTGAATGTGGTGGGCTTTCCTGCTGCGCTGGCGGGCACGTATCGCGGTGTGTTTACGGATCGGGACGCGGATCCGGCCTACCGTCATGGCGCGCAGACCGCCTTTAAAATCACCCCCAAAGGCGCCGCCAGCGGCACGGTCATGATCCGGGGGAAGAACCGTCGTTTTGTCTCCAAAAACGTGGCCGCAGCAGCGGATGGTGCCTGGGGGCGGTTGGAGGCGGCTTTTGACGGCCTAGATGGCAGTCCACTGCGGTTGGAGGTGGACATCGTCGGCGGTGCCGCACTGCATGAGGCCGTGCTGCTCACAGGCGGTGAGGGCGAGCCGCAGATCCTGACCGCAGGCTACGCCGTCCGCAATGACTGGACCAAGGCGAATCCCGCCCCCGGCGCAGGTTTGATCAATACTGCGCTGCTGCCGCCTGAGCTTGAAGAAGGTCTAACCAATGATACTGGCGCGCCCCGTGGTGTGGGTTTCCTGAATCTGAAGCTGACTCCGCAGGGCGCCGTCACCTGCAAAGGCCGGCTGGCCGATGGCCAGGCCGTGACTGGCTCCACCCTCATGGGTCCGCAGGGGCATATGCCCGTCTTCGTCAGCCTGCATCGCGGCACCGGCGGTTTTGGCACGCTCATGACCTACAGCCCGTCCGGCCAGGCCGGCGGCAGCGCCTGGTGGGGCAAGGACGACCAGGGACCGTCCTCCAAGGACCGCGTTCATAAAAACGGCTTCATCCGGAACACTCTGAGCGTGGAAGGCGGGCAGTATCAGCGCCCTGCCGCCAACACGCCCCTGTTTGCCTCCCAGGTGGATGTGCCCACCCCGGCCACGCTCACCCTCACCCGCGCAGGGCTGCCGGAGCCGGGCATCACCCAGGTGCTCAGCTTCACCGGCAAGCACCAGGCCGATGTGCCGCGCGAGTCCGCTCTGAACCCGCACGGCATCACCCTGAAGGTGAAGGCCGCCACGGGTACTTTCACCGGCAAGTTCAAGCTGGAAGATCCGAATCCCCTGAAACCCAGCGCCACCCTGCGCCGCACCGTCACCTTTCAGGGCAGCCTGATCCCCGGCCTGGAGCGCGGCTACGGCTACTTCCTGCTTCCCGAACTGCCCAGCGCCGAGATCCCCCGCAACCCGCCGATGTGGTCCGGCCGTGTGGAGATCGTCCCGGCTGAGGTGGAGTGA
- a CDS encoding efflux RND transporter periplasmic adaptor subunit has product MRFLLRAIRFILPVIVLGGCVYAAWWLLSNPPEQRKMEMPPTLVRVEGTVLNKTTYDLRVPSQGTVQPRTRSTLLPEVSGKIIEISPSFRPGGFFGEGDVLMRLDPLDYETAIVIAKAAQAQAEVMLAEEKARAEQAVENWRAMGRTGTPSTLVSRTPQLAKAEADAASAKAQVVKAERDLQRTIIRAPYACQVLEQTVDIGQFVGQGTTLGQIFAVDYVEIRLPLPERESQFLKLPQSFRDQSSANEDGTKVYLKSVIAGKPVAWEGKIVRVEGSLDAETRQSTAVAQVTDPYARRPDGAPPLTIGAFVEAEIVGEPLQNVYVIPRNAVRAGNEIILIDRPGNTLRRMFVEPMVSNEKHIVVSASSAKAPKEGDVLCLTPIPFPADGARVLPTIDGQVESPNPSEKKPDQPKPRLTNVKPATT; this is encoded by the coding sequence ATGCGCTTTCTTCTCAGAGCTATACGCTTCATTCTTCCCGTCATTGTCCTGGGGGGCTGCGTCTATGCGGCCTGGTGGCTCCTTTCCAATCCCCCTGAACAAAGGAAAATGGAGATGCCGCCCACCCTCGTCCGGGTGGAGGGCACCGTGCTGAACAAGACCACGTATGACCTGCGCGTGCCCTCCCAGGGCACCGTCCAGCCGCGCACGCGCAGCACCCTGCTGCCGGAGGTCAGTGGCAAGATCATCGAAATCAGCCCCTCCTTCCGCCCTGGCGGTTTTTTTGGGGAAGGGGATGTCCTCATGCGCCTGGACCCCCTGGATTATGAAACCGCCATCGTCATCGCCAAGGCCGCCCAGGCCCAGGCGGAGGTGATGCTCGCAGAGGAAAAAGCCCGCGCCGAGCAGGCCGTGGAAAACTGGCGCGCCATGGGCCGCACCGGCACCCCGTCCACCCTCGTGAGCCGCACGCCGCAACTGGCCAAGGCCGAGGCAGATGCCGCCTCCGCCAAAGCCCAGGTCGTCAAGGCCGAGCGTGACCTGCAGCGCACCATCATCCGTGCGCCCTATGCCTGCCAGGTCCTGGAGCAGACGGTGGACATCGGCCAGTTTGTCGGCCAGGGCACCACCCTGGGCCAGATCTTCGCCGTGGACTATGTGGAAATCCGCCTGCCCCTGCCGGAGCGGGAAAGCCAGTTTCTCAAGCTCCCCCAGTCCTTTCGCGATCAGAGCTCCGCCAACGAAGACGGGACCAAAGTGTATCTGAAATCCGTCATCGCCGGCAAGCCCGTCGCCTGGGAGGGCAAGATTGTCCGGGTCGAAGGCTCCCTGGATGCAGAGACGCGGCAGTCCACCGCCGTCGCCCAGGTCACCGATCCCTATGCCCGCCGCCCCGATGGCGCACCGCCGCTGACCATCGGTGCTTTTGTGGAGGCTGAGATCGTCGGCGAGCCCCTTCAGAATGTGTACGTCATTCCGCGCAATGCTGTCCGTGCGGGCAATGAGATCATCCTCATTGACCGCCCTGGAAACACCCTGCGCCGCATGTTTGTGGAGCCCATGGTCAGCAATGAAAAGCACATCGTCGTCTCCGCCAGCTCCGCCAAGGCTCCGAAGGAAGGCGATGTCCTCTGCCTCACCCCCATCCCGTTCCCCGCCGACGGCGCACGCGTGCTCCCCACCATTGACGGCCAGGTGGAATCCCCCAACCCTTCCGAAAAAAAGCCCGACCAGCCCAAACCCCGCCTCACCAACGTCAAGCCCGCGACGACTTGA